A stretch of the Streptococcus oralis genome encodes the following:
- the parC gene encoding DNA topoisomerase IV subunit A, producing the protein MSNIQNMSLEDIMGERFGRYSKYIIQDRALPDIRDGLKPVQRRILYSMNKDGNTFDKSYRKSAKSVGNIMGNFHPHGDSSIYDAMVRMSQDWKNREILVEMHGNNGSMDGDPPAAMRYTEARLSEIAGYLLQDIEKKTVPFAWNFDDTEKEPTVLPAAFPNLLVNGSTGISAGYATDIPPHNLAEVIDATVYMIDHPTAKVDKLMEFLPGPDFPTGAIIQGRDEIKKAYETGKGRVVVRSKTEIEKLKGGKEQIVISEIPYEINKANLVKKIDDVRVNNKVAGIAEVRDESDRDGLRIAIELKKDANTELVLNYLFKYTDLQINYNFNMVAIDNFTPRQVGIVPILSSYIAHRREVILARSRFDKEKAEKRLHIVEGLIRVISILDEVIALIRASENKSDAKENLKVSYEFTEEQAEAIVTLQLYRLTNTDVVVLQEEEAELREKIAMLAAIIGDERTMYNLMKKELREVKKKFATPRLSTLEDTAKAIEIDTASLIAEEDTYVSVTKAGYIKRTSPRSFAASTLEEIGKRDDDRLIFVQATKTTQHLLMFTTLGNVIYRPIHELADIRWKDIGEHLSQTVTNFETNEEILYVEVVDQFDDATTYFAATRLGQIKRVERKEFTPWRTYKSKSVKYAKLKDETDQIVAVAPIKLDDVLLISQNGYALRFNIEEVPVVGSKAAGVKAMNLKADDVLQSAFICNTSSFYLLTQRGSLKRVSCEEIPATSRAKRGLQVLRELKNKPHRVFLAGAVAEQGFVGDLFSTEVEENDQTLLVQSNKGTIYESRLQDLNLSERTSNGSFISDTISDEEVFDAYLKEVFKEDKANS; encoded by the coding sequence ATGAGTAATATCCAAAACATGTCCCTAGAGGACATAATGGGAGAGCGCTTTGGTCGCTACTCCAAGTACATCATTCAAGACCGGGCTTTGCCAGATATTCGTGATGGATTGAAGCCGGTTCAGCGTCGTATTCTTTATTCTATGAATAAGGATGGCAATACCTTTGACAAGAGCTACCGCAAGTCGGCCAAGTCAGTCGGGAATATCATGGGAAATTTCCACCCACACGGGGATTCTTCTATCTATGATGCCATGGTTCGTATGTCTCAGGACTGGAAAAACCGTGAGATTCTAGTTGAAATGCACGGTAATAACGGTTCTATGGACGGAGATCCGCCTGCGGCTATGCGTTATACCGAGGCTCGTTTGTCTGAGATTGCTGGTTATCTTCTTCAAGATATCGAGAAAAAGACAGTTCCTTTTGCTTGGAACTTTGACGATACCGAGAAAGAACCCACGGTTTTACCAGCAGCCTTTCCAAACCTCTTGGTTAATGGTTCGACTGGGATTTCGGCTGGATATGCCACAGATATTCCACCGCATAATTTAGCTGAGGTTATTGATGCGACGGTTTACATGATTGACCACCCAACAGCCAAGGTGGACAAACTCATGGAATTCTTGCCTGGACCTGACTTCCCTACAGGGGCTATCATTCAAGGGCGTGATGAAATCAAGAAAGCCTATGAAACTGGGAAGGGGCGCGTGGTTGTTCGTTCTAAGACGGAGATTGAAAAACTAAAAGGTGGTAAGGAGCAAATCGTTATTAGTGAGATTCCTTATGAAATTAATAAGGCTAATCTCGTCAAGAAAATCGATGATGTTCGTGTCAATAACAAGGTGGCTGGTATTGCTGAGGTTCGTGATGAGTCTGACCGTGATGGTCTTCGCATTGCTATCGAACTCAAGAAAGACGCCAATACCGAGCTTGTTCTTAACTATCTCTTCAAATACACCGACCTACAAATCAACTACAACTTTAACATGGTAGCGATTGACAATTTCACACCTCGTCAGGTCGGGATTGTCCCAATCCTGTCTAGCTACATCGCCCACCGTCGTGAAGTGATTTTGGCTCGTTCACGCTTTGACAAGGAAAAGGCTGAGAAACGTCTTCACATCGTTGAAGGTTTAATTCGCGTAATTTCAATTTTGGACGAAGTCATTGCCCTTATCCGTGCCTCTGAGAACAAGTCTGACGCCAAGGAAAACCTCAAGGTCAGCTATGAGTTTACAGAAGAGCAGGCTGAAGCCATCGTGACCTTACAACTTTACCGTTTGACCAATACAGACGTGGTTGTCTTGCAGGAAGAAGAAGCAGAACTTCGTGAAAAGATTGCCATGCTTGCGGCTATCATCGGTGATGAACGTACCATGTACAATCTCATGAAGAAAGAGCTTCGTGAGGTCAAGAAGAAATTTGCGACACCACGTTTGAGTACTTTGGAAGATACTGCGAAAGCAATCGAGATTGATACAGCTAGTTTGATTGCCGAGGAAGATACTTATGTCAGCGTAACCAAGGCAGGCTATATCAAGCGTACTAGCCCACGTTCCTTTGCAGCTTCTACGCTGGAAGAAATTGGTAAACGTGATGATGATCGTTTGATCTTTGTTCAAGCTACTAAGACAACCCAGCACCTCTTGATGTTCACGACTCTTGGGAATGTCATCTATCGACCAATCCACGAATTGGCAGATATTCGTTGGAAGGATATCGGAGAGCACCTAAGCCAAACTGTCACAAACTTCGAAACTAATGAAGAAATCCTTTATGTTGAAGTGGTAGATCAGTTTGATGATGCGACAACCTACTTTGCTGCAACTCGTCTTGGTCAAATTAAACGTGTAGAACGCAAAGAATTCACTCCATGGCGGACCTACAAGTCTAAGTCTGTCAAGTATGCCAAACTCAAAGACGAGACAGACCAGATAGTAGCAGTAGCTCCAATCAAACTAGATGATGTTCTCTTGATTAGTCAAAACGGTTATGCCCTTCGTTTTAATATCGAAGAGGTTCCAGTTGTTGGTTCCAAGGCGGCAGGGGTCAAGGCTATGAACCTGAAAGCAGATGATGTCCTCCAATCCGCATTTATCTGTAACACTTCATCCTTCTACCTCTTGACCCAACGTGGTAGCTTGAAACGTGTCTCTTGTGAGGAAATTCCGGCGACCAGCCGTGCTAAACGAGGCCTACAAGTCTTGCGTGAGTTGAAAAACAAACCGCACCGAGTCTTCTTGGCTGGAGCAGTTGCAGAGCAAGGTTTCGTTGGTGATCTCTTTAGTACAGAAGTAGAAGAAAACGACCAAACGTTACTTGTCCAATCTAACAAGGGAACAATCTATGAGAGTCGATTGCAAGACCTCAACTTGTCAGAACGTACTAGCAATGGAAGCTTTATTTCAGACACCATTTCAGATGAAGAAGTTTTCGATGCTTACCTCAAAGAAGTCTTTAAAGAGGATAAAGCGAATTCATAA